The following coding sequences lie in one Paenibacillus durus ATCC 35681 genomic window:
- a CDS encoding rhodanese-like domain-containing protein: MNFKPKSQVLAAPATSPAEAEAYFAAKGRFETDVADVAYDIREGIQSFTLVDVRDARSYEEAHLPGAVSLPSGHLGSGGLAALPQDKVLVLYCWGPACNGATKAAARLAAQGYRVKEMLGGIEYWRREGGPLEGALREEAPLCWHMPPMPPQV, translated from the coding sequence ATGAATTTCAAACCGAAATCGCAGGTGCTGGCCGCCCCGGCTACCTCTCCTGCCGAGGCCGAAGCCTATTTTGCCGCAAAAGGAAGATTTGAGACCGATGTGGCTGACGTCGCTTACGATATCCGCGAAGGAATCCAAAGCTTTACTCTGGTCGATGTCCGCGACGCCCGTTCCTATGAAGAAGCGCATCTGCCCGGCGCCGTCTCTCTCCCCTCGGGACATCTTGGCAGCGGCGGACTTGCAGCACTTCCGCAGGATAAAGTGCTGGTCCTGTACTGTTGGGGTCCGGCCTGCAACGGGGCCACCAAAGCGGCCGCTCGGCTGGCCGCGCAGGGCTACCGGGTCAAAGAGATGCTCGGCGGCATCGAGTATTGGCGGCGGGAAGGCGGCCCGCTGGAAGGCGCGCTTCGGGAGGAAGCGCCGCTCTGCTGGCATATGCCGCCAATGCCGCCGCAGGTTTAA
- a CDS encoding LysR family transcriptional regulator, protein MELTYLRTFCEVAASGSHTRAAENLGYAQSSVTAQIAKLEEMYGAKLLERSGRGMAPTFAGRTLLRYARQMLALSEEAKEVIAEGQTGELAIGSIETLAAYFLPQRLHHYRKQYPDIRIRVLPGSETDIIAAVRNKSADFGLIFDMPYASDELQVLALQPEELFIIVHPGHPLAGHGSAELSRLAAEPLVLTEDTCTYRNFLLQKMRGLGLTPRVELEFGNLEGIKQAVKHEWGIAFLPGYTVSEELRRGELKAIPVSEDGGKGFFIQLIYRKDRWLSSSFKRFIELMQAGG, encoded by the coding sequence ATGGAGCTTACCTATTTGCGTACCTTTTGCGAGGTTGCCGCTAGCGGCAGCCATACACGGGCGGCGGAAAACCTGGGGTACGCGCAGTCCAGCGTAACCGCTCAGATCGCTAAGCTGGAGGAAATGTACGGGGCGAAGCTGCTGGAGCGTTCGGGGAGAGGCATGGCCCCGACCTTTGCCGGCCGAACGCTGCTCCGTTATGCCCGCCAAATGCTGGCGCTGAGCGAGGAAGCGAAGGAGGTCATCGCCGAAGGGCAGACGGGAGAGCTGGCGATCGGTTCGATTGAGACGCTTGCCGCCTATTTTTTGCCGCAGCGGTTGCATCATTACCGTAAGCAGTATCCGGATATCCGCATCCGTGTGCTGCCGGGCTCCGAAACTGACATTATTGCCGCTGTACGAAATAAATCCGCCGATTTCGGCCTGATTTTTGACATGCCCTATGCATCGGATGAGCTTCAAGTCTTGGCTCTTCAGCCGGAGGAACTGTTCATCATCGTCCATCCCGGACACCCGCTGGCGGGCCATGGTTCGGCAGAGTTATCCAGGCTTGCCGCCGAGCCGCTCGTTCTGACCGAGGATACGTGTACGTACCGGAATTTTTTGCTGCAAAAAATGAGAGGTTTGGGATTGACGCCGAGAGTGGAGCTGGAGTTCGGCAATCTGGAGGGGATCAAGCAGGCCGTCAAGCATGAATGGGGCATTGCTTTTCTTCCGGGCTACACGGTTTCAGAAGAACTGCGGCGGGGGGAGCTAAAGGCGATTCCAGTGTCGGAAGACGGCGGCAAAGGCTTCTTCATCCAACTGATATACCGCAAAGACCGCTGGCTGTCCTCCTCCTTCAAGCGATTTATCGAATTGATGCAGGCAGGCGGGTAG
- a CDS encoding EAL domain-containing protein, whose amino-acid sequence MRRFKVILLLFILLILLPDAAYAARKEVVYKAELDYPPYKYIQNEYLTGFDIDLTNMMFGKQDYLVQYGSDSWSRIYRQLRDGEIDTAGMMAVTEERKKDVLFSNPVMKTRISVYARQDLKEEIDLEHLGNYKVGVGEGQYTGGVLEKSLGGFGYTVYPTVAEALDALRRGDIDLLFENQAVVDYLIVEEGLTGSIIHKMRNLFPADMAYGISKTSPELVPYINDRLKQLKQSGAYEQLYQQYFFDHSEDYGNRMRVKTIAWVVIGCCLLTVGAFLLRMYINHLRRIIHAEQQFFEDMIEHTGILVWAVYEDRTVLRLNKYGEKVIGLKEKEIIGKSLDDAEVKVPGGNRMKELLCRAASQDFVSHVEFQIPDGVSEGRYFTFRTTLIKGLGGGNSKAFVLIGIDIDESKRNELELQSSYSKLEATHLELASAKEELQDQNGKLSYSEQRFRLAVEASGAFLWEYDSEKRWHWVSERWYEVMGYKQGEIDLSVETVLNLIHPDDRERASKAREEHLAGLTPVYESEYRMRTKDGHYFWFEVRGKATYDKRKGIRLFLGSLIDISNRKQMELKLSGSYQELEATYEQLAATQQELVDQYDTLLENQRKMHHLAYFDSLSHLPNRLCLLETMEEYFQLPDRSAALLFVDTDNFKYINDTMGHKFGDILIRQVSERLQSIVVRDGSMLSRLGGDEFVVFLKDVEEHNEVLALAEQLLSEFRRPFKIGESSVYVSASIGISFYPKDGNTMEEILKNADVAMYRAKEAGKGVYAVYDKGMHTEFNERMMIEKHLRSALDNEEFELFYQPQIDLHTGAISGFEALIRWNSPDLGFVSPLSFIKIAEDSRLIIPIGEWVLRKACQFMSGLCRQNNNCCKIAVNISVIQLLQDDFIQTVLNVLSESGISPGCLELEITETVFIESFERIVGKLEYLKMQGIRIALDDFGTGYSSLSYLQQLPITTLKMDKAFIDPLSDDSYSQSFIRTMVSLGHELGLEVVAEGVEDRSQLVILEEAGCDKVQGYLFSRPLSQRNTQELLRRHKLD is encoded by the coding sequence ATGAGGCGGTTCAAAGTCATTCTCCTGCTGTTTATTCTGCTTATCCTTTTGCCGGATGCCGCTTACGCTGCAAGAAAAGAAGTCGTCTACAAGGCGGAACTGGACTATCCTCCCTACAAATACATACAGAATGAATATTTGACCGGCTTTGACATTGATCTCACCAATATGATGTTCGGGAAGCAGGACTACCTGGTTCAGTACGGCAGCGACTCATGGAGCAGGATATACCGCCAGCTTCGTGACGGAGAGATTGACACAGCGGGAATGATGGCTGTAACGGAGGAGCGGAAGAAGGATGTTCTCTTTTCAAATCCTGTTATGAAGACCCGTATTTCCGTGTACGCCCGGCAGGATTTAAAGGAAGAGATCGATCTGGAACACTTGGGCAATTATAAAGTCGGCGTAGGGGAGGGGCAGTATACCGGGGGCGTCCTTGAGAAGAGTCTGGGGGGCTTCGGTTATACGGTATATCCGACGGTTGCGGAAGCATTAGATGCTCTTCGCAGGGGTGATATTGATCTCCTGTTCGAGAATCAGGCGGTCGTCGATTATCTGATTGTAGAAGAAGGATTGACCGGCAGCATTATACATAAAATGAGAAATCTTTTTCCAGCTGACATGGCTTATGGAATCAGTAAAACATCCCCGGAGCTTGTGCCTTATATTAATGACCGTCTGAAGCAGTTGAAGCAGAGCGGGGCGTATGAGCAGCTGTACCAGCAGTATTTTTTCGATCATTCCGAGGATTATGGCAACCGGATGCGTGTGAAGACCATCGCCTGGGTCGTCATCGGCTGCTGTCTGCTGACCGTCGGCGCGTTCCTTCTCAGAATGTATATTAATCATCTGCGCCGGATTATTCATGCCGAGCAGCAGTTTTTCGAGGATATGATCGAGCATACGGGCATTCTGGTCTGGGCGGTTTATGAGGACAGGACGGTGCTTCGTCTAAACAAGTACGGTGAAAAAGTCATCGGCCTCAAGGAGAAGGAAATCATCGGAAAAAGCCTGGACGATGCGGAGGTGAAGGTGCCCGGCGGAAACAGGATGAAGGAACTGCTCTGCCGGGCGGCCTCGCAGGATTTTGTCAGCCATGTGGAATTTCAGATCCCGGACGGAGTTTCCGAGGGACGTTACTTTACGTTCCGGACAACGCTGATTAAGGGGCTTGGGGGCGGCAATTCAAAAGCCTTTGTACTGATCGGCATAGATATCGATGAGTCTAAGCGGAATGAACTGGAGCTTCAGTCCAGTTATAGTAAGCTGGAAGCCACTCATTTGGAGCTGGCGTCCGCAAAGGAGGAACTGCAGGATCAGAACGGCAAGCTGAGCTACAGCGAGCAAAGATTCCGTCTGGCTGTGGAAGCCTCCGGCGCCTTTTTGTGGGAATACGATTCCGAGAAGCGGTGGCATTGGGTATCCGAACGCTGGTATGAAGTCATGGGATATAAACAAGGGGAAATTGATCTTTCCGTGGAAACGGTGCTTAATTTGATCCATCCCGATGACCGGGAGCGGGCAAGCAAGGCTCGGGAGGAGCATTTGGCGGGCCTGACGCCGGTGTATGAAAGTGAATACCGGATGCGGACCAAGGACGGGCATTACTTCTGGTTTGAAGTCAGAGGCAAGGCGACTTACGACAAGCGGAAAGGAATCCGGCTGTTCCTTGGCTCTCTGATTGACATTAGCAACCGGAAACAAATGGAGCTTAAACTCAGCGGCAGCTACCAGGAGCTTGAAGCGACCTATGAGCAGCTTGCGGCAACGCAGCAGGAGCTTGTGGACCAGTATGACACTCTGCTGGAGAATCAGAGAAAGATGCATCATCTCGCCTATTTCGATTCTTTGAGCCATTTGCCCAACCGTCTTTGTCTGCTGGAGACGATGGAGGAATACTTCCAACTCCCTGACCGCAGCGCTGCACTGCTGTTCGTGGATACGGATAATTTCAAATACATCAATGACACGATGGGCCATAAGTTCGGCGATATTCTCATCCGCCAGGTGAGCGAGAGACTGCAGTCGATCGTTGTCCGTGACGGCAGCATGCTCTCAAGATTGGGCGGTGATGAATTTGTCGTCTTCTTAAAAGATGTTGAAGAGCATAATGAAGTGCTGGCGCTGGCAGAGCAGCTGCTCTCCGAGTTCAGGAGGCCGTTCAAGATCGGTGAGAGCAGCGTTTATGTCTCCGCCAGCATCGGGATCTCCTTCTACCCGAAAGACGGGAATACGATGGAGGAAATTCTCAAAAATGCGGATGTGGCGATGTACCGCGCAAAGGAAGCGGGGAAAGGCGTTTATGCCGTATACGACAAGGGGATGCACACTGAGTTTAACGAGCGGATGATGATCGAGAAGCATCTGCGCAGCGCGCTGGACAATGAGGAGTTTGAATTGTTCTACCAGCCGCAGATCGATCTCCATACCGGCGCCATCTCCGGCTTTGAAGCGCTGATCCGCTGGAACAGCCCCGATCTTGGCTTCGTCTCGCCGCTGTCGTTCATCAAGATTGCTGAAGATTCCCGGCTGATTATCCCTATCGGGGAATGGGTGCTCCGGAAGGCCTGCCAGTTCATGTCGGGGTTGTGCCGGCAGAACAATAATTGCTGTAAAATTGCGGTCAATATCTCGGTTATTCAGCTGCTGCAGGACGATTTTATCCAAACTGTGTTGAATGTCCTGTCCGAAAGCGGAATCTCCCCCGGGTGCCTTGAACTGGAGATTACGGAGACGGTCTTCATTGAATCGTTCGAGCGGATCGTCGGTAAGCTGGAGTATTTAAAAATGCAGGGCATCCGCATCGCGCTCGACGACTTCGGAACGGGCTATTCATCGCTTAGCTACCTCCAGCAGCTGCCGATTACCACGCTCAAAATGGATAAGGCATTTATTGACCCGCTGTCGGACGATTCATACAGTCAGTCGTTTATCCGGACGATGGTGTCGCTGGGTCATGAATTGGGGCTGGAGGTCGTGGCGGAAGGCGTGGAAGACCGCAGCCAGCTGGTCATACTTGAGGAGGCCGGATGCGACAAGGTTCAGGGCTACCTGTTCAGTAGACCGCTCTCACAGCGGAATACGCAGGAGCTGCTGCGGCGCCATAAGCTTGATTAG
- a CDS encoding GGDEF domain-containing protein, protein MFNSLPTPRQLNWNRVLLNAFWIMLLVHLLNQMFNSHNLLPDLLILGVILLLECIYKWKTVHSEISITIGSYFISSLIISFLSENIHVKPFFLLLPLLVSMIYLETAYLLLSSIAALLYTAVVFVRTIGNDDMRIEMFLTMSIIVATLLTGLAVIRRGRDLIRSLESSEKSEQDLRIQNIIMDRLSKIDPLTDLYNHKTFHEYFGWLIEHQESNPFPMQLAILDIDNFKKVNDTYGHSVGDIALKQVAATILKHIGADDFAARYGGEEFVVILTAKPFEAAHEVMERVRTGIAGLPIAEMEGKSVTVSIGMHDFQGSRSKSLVFQKADDALYEAKKTGKNRIVIL, encoded by the coding sequence ATGTTTAATTCTTTGCCTACTCCTCGTCAATTAAATTGGAACCGTGTACTGCTGAATGCCTTCTGGATTATGCTGCTGGTCCATTTATTAAATCAAATGTTTAACTCCCATAACTTGCTGCCCGATCTATTGATTCTGGGTGTCATTCTTTTGCTTGAGTGCATTTATAAATGGAAGACTGTGCATAGCGAAATCTCTATCACGATTGGAAGCTACTTTATTTCCAGTTTGATCATTTCTTTTCTATCGGAAAATATTCATGTGAAACCGTTCTTCCTGCTGCTTCCGCTCCTGGTATCTATGATCTATCTAGAGACTGCGTACCTGCTTCTGTCATCAATAGCCGCCTTGCTGTATACCGCAGTGGTGTTCGTGAGAACGATTGGCAACGATGACATGCGGATTGAAATGTTTCTGACAATGAGCATTATTGTGGCAACCTTGCTGACAGGGCTTGCCGTAATCCGCCGGGGGCGGGATTTGATCCGCTCGCTGGAAAGCTCGGAGAAATCGGAGCAGGATCTGCGCATCCAGAATATTATTATGGACCGTCTATCCAAGATTGACCCGCTGACGGATCTGTATAATCACAAGACCTTTCACGAATATTTTGGTTGGCTGATCGAACATCAAGAGTCGAATCCGTTCCCGATGCAGCTGGCCATTCTCGATATCGATAATTTTAAAAAGGTCAATGATACCTACGGGCATTCGGTAGGGGATATTGCGCTTAAACAGGTGGCGGCTACAATCCTTAAGCATATCGGTGCCGATGACTTTGCCGCCCGCTACGGGGGCGAAGAGTTCGTCGTCATTCTGACCGCCAAGCCGTTTGAGGCCGCCCATGAAGTCATGGAACGGGTCAGGACAGGCATCGCCGGTCTGCCCATTGCCGAAATGGAAGGGAAATCGGTGACGGTAAGCATCGGCATGCATGATTTTCAGGGTTCCCGCTCCAAAAGCCTCGTCTTCCAGAAGGCCGACGACGCTCTATACGAGGCCAAGAAGACGGGAAAGAACCGAATTGTCATTTTATAA